Within the Eucalyptus grandis isolate ANBG69807.140 chromosome 1, ASM1654582v1, whole genome shotgun sequence genome, the region ttttggcctaatatacaatgtggttcttgaacttttaatttgttcaatatgatctctAAATTTTAACTTAATGCGCAATGCCAttcatgaactttcaatttattcaatatggtccataaattttttatgtatgttcaatttagtccttgaaCTATATATTGTCcctgaacttgaattaattgaacgataatattgtaaattttttaaatagttcAAGGACTAATTTGAGCACGTCCTAAAAATTTAGAGACaatattaaacaaatcaaaatttcaaaaacaacaTTGCACATCGTGGTAAAATTCAAGgaccacattgcatattgagccAAAGTTAATAAACTAGTTGTGTCACTATCctataagaaataacaaaaaagaaagggtccCGAAGTATATTTGTTAATCTTCTTTGTATTTAAATGGACCAAACCCATCAAGACCGATTAGATTACACTTTAATcttttaaaacccattttgacctgacttttaaatattttaaacaaCTCAGACACAATGTAGTTCTAAAAACACGATTAACAAAATGGGTTTGCGGCTCATTTTGACATCTCTAGTCCAGCTAAGTCTGAGCCTCATGAAAAGAGTACCAAGCAAGAATCACAACTCTTAgataatcaaggaaaataacGTAAGGTAATCAATTAACAAGAAGGGGAAAATAATCAGAGCTGAAACCCGAGAACATCATCTGGGTTGGCTCGACTCCAATGATTGGAGCTTATAACTCTAACAAATCCTCTTCTCAATGCTCACGACTCCAAAAATGTATGGAGGAACATGTAAGATCAAATGTCGTTCATAGTCCCCAACGACATTGTGGCTTATTCGTAGAGAGTAAAGATAAGACTACGGTCAGGAAGCTTTTTGCATTCTTTCCTCTTCTGGAATGCAATCCAAATCGGTTGTTCTTCCACGTGATTCATAAAAAGGATAACACGGTTAACGTCCGGATGAGACAAAGTGATGGAATAATACTTGACTTGATCTTGGAGTTTggtacaaacttttttttgatGGTGTTTGTAACTAGGCTTGCTAATATATGACGCAACACAATGACATCACTCGAGCAACTCAATGCTGATTCAACATTCTATCATATTTTGAATGAAATGTGATAAAATCACTTGTGGAATTATAGCACATCGAATAGAAAGCAAATTACAGCGACCAAAATTGACCAATATCTAAAAgtttgtagattttttttttttgtcggatcctactctaatcctattCTAACACTCATTCTCAGACTTTAACCCTTGcctccttgcagggcgtgggagtcgaaacccactcttgaaatgaaatcgtccatACCCCAATCCCCCTGAAAATGTGGGAATTTGAACCCCTAACCGCCCATTCTAAGTTAGAAGTTTGTAGATTGAACGTGTAATTTTTGCTCATAAACTTGGACGTGTAGGCTGTGTTTATTGctcccaaaaataattaaagacctttgtttttcttcttcttctttttttcgaaaGAAAGATACCATTCATATATCAAAATAATACTCGAGAAGTACATAGAAGGCTTTAAGCCTAGCAAATCTCAAATAACTACAGAACaaatcaaaagctaaaaagTAAATAACAAAGCACACTTTGCAGCTAAAAGTGCACTCTCATCCCTCGAGAACAGATCTGTAAACAATCGGTAGCCGATTACTAGATTCAGTGATGAGCACATTTTGAAATCTCCTACTCCATTTGCAATGGCTTGCGGTTCACATCTAGGCTCAACGTCTTCATCACCATCGCCGTAAAGAGACACCAATGTCAAAATGTTGAAAGGACACACACCAAATACCAGTAAGGAGTTGCTAGATCTATATTTAGATATAGTTCGAAAGAATCAAACTCTCGAAACTTGACCTAAATCTAAATTAGGATGGGAGAACGGCCTAATCCTGAAGAGATTGTGGAGCGAGCAACGTCATGAACATCCTCCTTGGTGGCTGTCGACTGGATGGATAGCCAAATTGATCTCCACGTTCACCCAATATCAGCTGCAGAAATTTATTCACACACAAACTCCCAAAATAGAttgggagagaaaagaaagacagaAAGCTTCAAAAGAGGGAAGAAGGGGAACACAGAAGTTCGAAAGACAGAAAATGAAAGCATACAGCCCCACATGTTCCGGTTTTAATCACAATGATAAACCGGTACGTCTCACTAAGTTTTCAGCGAATTCACGGATTGCAATGTGTCTGTCTTATGAGCTAAAAGCAACCAAACCAGAGTGATCAACTCTCCGCCTCGCCGGACCTGCTCAGCGTGGTAAGACGACCGACTGCTCGCCGCTGCATAGCAAAGCATCTCCATCCACACACTGTTCATGAGCTTCCACCTATCCGGCCTAGCCAGCAAATTCCTCGCGAGACCCTGTGCATCCGATATTACGTCCCATCCCGACGTCACCAATGTCTCGTGGTGCTGCCCCGGACTTGATGACCTGGAACTTTGGTCATGGTTGAAAATGCTATCAGCTAACTGAGATTCCGTTATTTCTGGAGATGTTCGGATCTCCTTGACCCGATGGCATGCATGCCTAAACACAATGCTCCCCGTGGTGGTCGACAGCATCTTTGGACGGATGACGAGCAAGTACATCATGTAGTCTGATATCAGCTTGCTTCCAGAGCGGCAATCGGGTGTTTCATCATTGTTCGAATGGCATTGTCGCTCGGAAGATTCGTTCTCGTCCGAATGACGATGGTAGCATATATCTGTCGCGATGTGCCATACGAGAATGCTCTTATCAAACGCGGTCTTGATGCTCCGCCGGATCTCGTCGTTGGCGCTGACCCCGTATCTATCAAAACTCCACTCCCCTCTTTTGCTAAATGGGCGGGTGTCTCGAGCCTCTTCGAAAACCTTTAACTCCTCCCACACGCTTTCCTTCAAGTTCTCAGGGAGGCTCACAGGTCCCATCCTATAGAGTCTCCAGTTCCATTTGATGTACTCATAAATGCCCCAAAAGTTTAGGAACTTGATGTACCTCGTCCAGTCGCGTCGCAGGCAATAGCGAAGCAGGTTGAACTGGTACAGCGAATCCGACCACTGCCTCCACTTGTAAGCGGACCTGGGCGCTACAATTCGCAAGAACGTGGGGACAAGCGGCCAATTATAATGCTTCGACATCTTCGCAATAGCCCACTCGGAGTAGGGTAACAGCAGGATCTGGTAAGCCTCCAAAAGGAAAGCCAGCAGCAGCACAGAGAAAGTGAATCTCCTGTACTGGTAAGTATACACGAACGAGCTGAAGCTCTTCGTGCGACTGTACGTGATCTCGGCTAGAGGATTGATCGACTTTTCCAAAGCACTGAACGCGCATAGGGTGACGCCTAGCCAGAAGAAGCTGGCAAACCGGACAAACAAGCCCAGCTTGGTATAAATCACGGGTGCCTTGGTATAAAGCATGTCGTACATGAGTCCTAGCTCGATTTCGGTGATCCTAAAGGCCTCTTGGTGCGAACAATTATCTATTGAGAGTTGGTCATTAGATACATAGCGGGGATGATAGATCCAGTCCTCCAGGTGAGGTTTTAAGCAATGGAAACGGTAATAAGCCTTGACAACCAAACCAAGACCGTCAATTTTTCGCAAACCATCCGGGAACCGAGGAACCATTTCCTCCTTGGCAATTTCTTTGACAGTGATGCCGGTGTTCAAGCTAAGCGAGAACTTGAGAGCCCATATCCCTTCTGCATACTTGATGACACCTGCAAGAAACATCGGGAAGTACAATATCGCGAAATCAGTGTAGTTCCAACATCTGATGAGAATGATGACAACCACCATCACGATGATGCTCATGTTCAAGGCCTGTCTCAGACCCAACTGATTGTCTTCCATTGAATAAGCAGTGAGATTATCTGGGTAACCGAGTTGTAGCAGGAGCAATGGCGCTAGGAACGCCTTGAGCTCGACACCCGGGTCAGGATGTTCAGGATTGTCGATCCTCAGTCCAGTGAGCTTTCCTAGAGAGTAAGGCACAACTTCGGTGGCCACCAGGTAGGTGCCCCAGAGGAAGCAGCGCATGCCGAGCCCGATCAGCCCGGTCATGGTCTTTCGGCGACTCCCGAAGAGAGTGAGGATGACTTGGCAGGAGAGGCTTACGATCACAAGCGTTTGGGTTCCCCACGCATCCCATAAGTTCATCAGGATCTCTCTTGTGTGGTACACCCATTGCGGAATCAATTTGCTCGCCATTATAATAACAAATTCTTGAGCTTCTCCACACAAAGAACCTATTTCGAGAAATCtggttaaattttttatataaacttCACAAAATAATGgcctaaatataattttcttggAGATCACTGTCTATTTAATTCGTGCAAGTTCTATGATTTTGTGTAGCCTATTTGTATATCCTGTCGTGCCAAGAAGCATCGTAAccatttaaatgaataaatgaatagTACTTGGGGGTTTTACTTGCTGATAAACATCGATTTGAGCCAATTTCCATAGAAAGTACGTTTAAGTTTCGGGCCTCCCGCTTAAAGAGGCTTCTAGGATTAGGGGCATAACGGCATCCTTGTCACTTTAAATAAAGACGGGCGGTTCCACGCAAAATGGAGGTGGAAATAGCCAGTCTCGGAAGAAAATAGTGAAAGCAACTGAAGATGATGATAAAGAAGGTCGAAGATCCAAAGTAAATGCACGAACCTGAGCGGAAATCTACTCGCTCTCGCGCGACTCCAGCAAGAACATCGATTGATCCTCACTTCAGCTTCCGGGTTGCCAGGATTGAGAAATCATCGGTGGAGCTTCTGGTTGGGAATGTGCTGTCGCTCAGGAATTGGCATAGAGTGTTTCTTATGTTCCAAATCCTCAGGCGCGACCTCGTATACATATGCCTCGTATCAATGTGTATCACAAGGAGTAGAAAAGTGTCGCAGAAGAGAGATATTATAGTCAGAGTATATTGCTTGcttgtaacttttcttttttcgctttggaaaatcaattacttTAATTTAGCTTAAGTTTCGGCTGAGGAACTTTTGCCAGCTCCTCATATTGATTTATTGTTCCTTTTTCCTGGGAGTCTGAAGGAACATCTTTATCCCGCAATCGTCTTGAAAGTGATCAATAAACTCTCTAAGATATGTATCCTTTTGTTACCTTTGCTATCTTATAAGTGAGGCGAACCTCGCCCTATCTTTTTCAAGCATTTTATAAGCATTTCCAAGAGTGCGattagttatttaaaaaaaaaaattaaagtagtaaaaatgacattatatataattcttGTCCCTCCATTTTGTGCAAGTTCATAAAGGGGTAAGTATACTATTAGTGCCAAAAATTGTGTatggcactcactttggtgccaaaactttattttggatcacATAAGTGCTAACaagtttgaaaaacgatcatttcagtGTTAACGCCGATCAatttggccggaaatccgacgtgacacttttttatttattaattttttaatttgacgtGGCTCGTTGAAGAGTTGAGTTAgcatccaaacaacaaaacaacgccgtttggtgtctttcccccaacttagaaccctaaatccccaaattgagagagagagagagagagagagagagagagagagagagaaggcatgtcatcttctttccttcttccccgaagaacaacactagCAGTGAACGACACCAACAGAGGCACTAGCAACGGCTCTAGCAGCAGTAGTAGCAGTGCACCAGCAGCAGCACACCAGCAGCGGCACCTTCaatccctcttcttcctcctcctcctccaccccgcctcctattcttcctgccacttcttgcttgagcaacaatctcaatctctcctcgctcacctagTCAAGCAACTCGATGGTGGCTGAGCGACGGTGGTCGAGTGATGGTGGGCGAATGACGATGGCTGAgcagcaaagacaaagaaaccctaatttcaatccacaTATGAGCTATACGGCATCGTTTTTGCGAGGATGTCCACGTATGGCggcaaaacgatgccgtttctTGAGGAGGATAGACAACGACGTTGTTTAAAAGCCACCGCAActcttttaaataatatataaaaaaaaaaatataaaagtcatGCAATTAATCTGATCGAAatctctcgccggtggcaccaaagtgatcgttttttctttgatttggcatttaagtaatcTAAAATAAAGTTTTGACACGAAAATGAGCTCCGTACACAAATTTtgacactgatagtgtacttaccccgtTAATAGAATGGCGAGACCCTAAAATGAGTGACAACTTATGAGACCATATGTTTCTAGCTGTCTCTTATGCAATGTCTTGGAGATCATGAAGCCGTTTTTCATATAAGCTTAGATTGTTAAGCTTCATGGAACATGATCAATAAGAAAAGTAATCTTATATGGGATGCTCAATTACAATATAAACATTAGACAAAAGTGGCTCTAATGCCATCTCAAAGGATCGAGCCGAAATCGAGCCAAAACTCTAACATTGTATCAGAAATGTGATTTGGTTGGAAGCCCATCGCTTGCAGTTCCTCTCTGCTTTGCCGTTTGATTATAGAAATAGGACGATTGCTGGATATTGGGCAATAATTTCTTATAACATTATTTGGGTTATCCATATTTTCCACTCGACTTATTTCCACCGATGCATGGATAGAAGATATACCTTATCCGATCTAAGCATTTTACTATTCAGCCAATGCCTTGGGGGGTTTTTGTAATAAGTTCATTAATCATGGTAGTCCAATTCAaaatatgttatgcagttgatGACGAAACTAATCATATACTAAATTGGGTCACTAATTGCAAAACAACAATATTAGATATAGTACGAAATCTACCTGAAACTCTTATGCTAATGTGGGTCTCAATTAGTTTCAGCATCCAACAAAAGGTCATAACATCACTTAGTAAAAGAGTTTTAGTAAGATTTCTTAGAATATAAAAAAGTTCTCATTGCAAAATTTGCTAAGAGTTATATATCtgtgcgtgtgcgtgtgcgtgCATGTGTGATGGTGCTAGGTCTGGGTTTTTAAATTAAAGAGTCCGAGGCACAATTAAAGCGAGGAACCAAAAGTTTTTAGTGATATTTTCAAGTTATTTGTCATCttctaaatgaatttttattcttaagtACAAATTTTTTTGGCTCATTCTTAATACGAGTTTTGAGGTTAAATTGCAGGGAACGATTATAATCCCTTAATATGTATCATCGCGTTAAAATAAAACTATTAGAATCATCGAGAAGAACAAGGAGGGTTTTATTTTATGGATCATCCAGGAAaagaactaataaaaaaataggaaatggATTAGGTACCCCTGACCCCAATTTACATGTCTTACTCAAAGTAAAATTTTGGAACTTAGTcaactaatgtaatcaagtcttaaaacttgttaaattgatgTAATAAAGTTCTGTTAATTTCGTCCAACTTGACTAATAGAAAATGCTAATATaacttatattttattattttttctcttctatatGGTGCTAACATTGCTAGAGCATGAAGGTCAAGGCCAAAATGACAACATTTTGATCTAAATCTGATTTTTTGatctaaatattatttaaactAGATTTATAAGagagacctttttttttcaaaaaaaaaaaaaaagggaaagcatAATTGGGCAAGGGCCATCACCCCACCATAGCTTGAATAGGTTGGTGATGCTGGGGCTAGGCTCGACAACCCTAGCCTACCATTAGCAAGGACCTGTTAGCCCTCGACCAGGTCTAGGCGAGGGCCAACGATTTCTACCTGATCTTAgtgagggccgcaaccctcacTTGCAATCAGGCAAGGTCGTCAACCACTTGCTAGGGCTCGACAACCACACCTGAGCCTCATTATACCAA harbors:
- the LOC104438771 gene encoding uncharacterized protein LOC104438771, yielding MTGLIGLGMRCFLWGTYLVATEVVPYSLGKLTGLRIDNPEHPDPGVELKAFLAPLLLLQLGYPDNLTAYSMEDNQLGLRQALNMSIIVMVVVIILIRCWNYTDFAILYFPMFLAGVIKYAEGIWALKFSLSLNTGITVKEIAKEEMVPRFPDGLRKIDGLGLVVKAYYRFHCLKPHLEDWIYHPRYVSNDQLSIDNCSHQEAFRITEIELGLMYDMLYTKAPVIYTKLGLFVRFASFFWLGVTLCAFSALEKSINPLAEITYSRTKSFSSFVYTYQYRRFTFSVLLLAFLLEAYQILLLPYSEWAIAKMSKHYNWPLVPTFLRIVAPRSAYKWRQWSDSLYQFNLLRYCLRRDWTRYIKFLNFWGIYEYIKWNWRLYRMGPVSLPENLKESVWEELKVFEEARDTRPFSKRGEWSFDRYGVSANDEIRRSIKTAFDKSILVWHIATDICYHRHSDENESSERQCHSNNDETPDCRSGSKLISDYMMYLLVIRPKMLSTTTGSIVFRHACHRVKEIRTSPEITESQLADSIFNHDQSSRSSSPGQHHETLVTSGWDVISDAQGLARNLLARPDRWKLMNSVWMEMLCYAAASSRSSYHAEQVRRGGELITLVWLLLAHKTDTLQSVNSLKT